A window of Pedobacter lusitanus contains these coding sequences:
- a CDS encoding protein O-mannosyl-transferase family, translating to MNYSKINNLTGWMCFILAAITYILTLEPSVSFWDCGEFIASALRMQVVHQPGAPLFLMIQRFFSIFAFGDIHKIAYFMNIGSAMASAATILFLFWTITALAKKMLIKTEADLTTGNLITVMGAGVVGAMAYTFSDSFWFSAVESEVYALSSLFTAIVFWGILKWEAHADEPRADRWLLFIAYIMGLSIGIHLLNLLTIPAIAFVYYFKKTPKPTNFGIIKTFIVGVLILAFVQYGIIQYVVSFGAYFDLFFVNTLGMGFGTGVVFFAVLLIGGLTWGITYSIKKRNKFLNLALLSTALIIFGYCSFAMIIIRAKASPNLNNSNPDNAFSFLSYLNREQYGDRPLVFGPNYNSEKVSLKEGKNIYRKGDTKYEVAGKKTDYEYDRTTPFPRMYSDDPRHVQEYKSLMGFDDAHFPGLFDNISYLFKYQIGNMYMRYFMWNFVGRQNDDQGAGIYQGQFLSGIKPIDAAMLGDQSHLPPSIVESSAYTRFFFLPLILGLLGAVWHFKRNEKDAGIVGLLFFFTGLAIVLYLNQKPLEPRERDYAYAGSFYAFAIWIGFGVLALREWVFKKITPKNGAIAATAVSLFAGPVIMGAQGWKAHNRSEKMVAHDIAVDYLESCAPNAILFTYGDNDTYPLWYIQEVENVRPDVRLVNLSLFDTDWYIDGMKRQQNASAPLPISMKPSQYVQGVRDVMYYQDYKLAGSVELKNILDVLLSDDDDDKIPLQNGTKENFIPTKNFKLTINPEEVIKTGTVKAADASKITPAMEWTFNKSYVTKGTLAMLDILVHNNWKRPIYFASTVPSDQFNGLDNYLYTEGLAMRLLPLKTDSASGRGDLVNTDILYHNMYTKFKWGNVKTASYLDPQSADDISIFNNVFNTTISGLIKEGKIADAKKVVARYFEVMPERFYGMRSMMGVYFFAENLYILGDTNKANALIEKSADYIQKELTYLADVSKSKNRFVGGQNVQLGLQFLNQMVKTTAEQKQTKLSQKLAQQFQGLEARFSIYFAQEQQQGPPQVPQAPEE from the coding sequence ATGAACTATTCAAAAATTAATAACCTTACAGGGTGGATGTGCTTTATCCTGGCGGCCATCACCTATATACTCACGCTGGAACCCTCAGTTAGCTTTTGGGACTGCGGAGAGTTTATAGCATCTGCACTTAGAATGCAGGTTGTTCACCAGCCTGGTGCACCATTATTTTTAATGATTCAGCGCTTCTTTTCAATATTTGCTTTTGGAGATATTCATAAAATAGCCTATTTCATGAACATAGGTTCTGCAATGGCCAGTGCTGCTACCATCCTCTTTTTATTCTGGACAATTACTGCCCTGGCTAAAAAGATGCTGATTAAAACTGAAGCAGATCTTACTACAGGAAACCTGATCACCGTTATGGGAGCAGGAGTTGTAGGAGCAATGGCTTATACTTTTTCAGACAGTTTCTGGTTTTCAGCAGTAGAATCTGAGGTATATGCACTTTCTTCATTGTTTACGGCAATCGTATTCTGGGGTATCCTGAAATGGGAAGCTCATGCGGATGAACCCCGCGCAGACAGATGGTTATTATTCATCGCCTATATTATGGGACTGTCCATCGGTATCCACTTATTAAACTTATTAACTATCCCTGCGATAGCATTTGTATATTATTTCAAGAAAACGCCAAAGCCTACAAACTTTGGTATTATAAAAACCTTTATTGTTGGTGTACTGATCCTGGCATTTGTGCAATATGGTATCATACAGTATGTAGTATCTTTCGGTGCTTATTTCGACCTGTTCTTCGTCAATACCTTAGGTATGGGCTTTGGAACCGGGGTAGTCTTTTTCGCTGTCCTGCTGATAGGCGGTTTAACCTGGGGTATCACCTACTCCATTAAAAAGCGTAATAAATTCTTAAATCTTGCATTGCTTTCGACCGCACTGATTATTTTCGGTTATTGTTCATTTGCCATGATCATTATCAGGGCAAAAGCAAGTCCTAACCTGAATAACAGTAATCCGGACAATGCATTCTCTTTCTTAAGTTACCTGAACAGAGAGCAATACGGAGACAGACCATTAGTATTTGGTCCTAACTATAATTCAGAAAAGGTAAGTCTTAAAGAAGGCAAAAACATTTATAGAAAAGGAGATACCAAATACGAAGTAGCTGGTAAAAAAACCGACTATGAGTATGACAGAACAACACCATTCCCAAGGATGTATAGTGATGATCCAAGACACGTACAGGAATATAAAAGCCTGATGGGTTTTGATGATGCACATTTCCCTGGCTTGTTTGATAACATCTCCTATCTGTTTAAATACCAGATCGGCAATATGTACATGCGTTATTTCATGTGGAATTTTGTTGGCCGTCAGAACGATGATCAGGGTGCTGGTATTTATCAGGGACAATTTTTAAGTGGTATTAAGCCTATTGATGCTGCAATGCTGGGTGACCAGAGTCACTTACCTCCATCTATTGTAGAAAGCAGTGCATATACACGCTTTTTCTTCCTTCCGCTGATCCTGGGATTACTGGGAGCAGTATGGCACTTCAAACGTAATGAGAAAGATGCAGGTATAGTTGGTCTGTTATTCTTCTTTACTGGTCTGGCTATCGTTCTTTATCTGAATCAGAAGCCACTGGAACCAAGAGAAAGAGATTATGCCTATGCAGGATCTTTCTATGCCTTTGCCATATGGATAGGATTTGGAGTTCTTGCCTTAAGAGAATGGGTATTTAAAAAAATCACACCAAAAAATGGTGCTATTGCAGCTACGGCAGTTTCTTTATTTGCCGGCCCGGTAATTATGGGTGCGCAGGGATGGAAAGCACATAACCGTTCAGAGAAAATGGTTGCACATGATATTGCAGTTGATTATCTGGAATCCTGTGCTCCGAATGCGATCCTGTTTACCTATGGTGACAATGATACTTATCCGCTCTGGTATATACAGGAAGTGGAAAATGTCAGACCTGATGTTAGACTGGTTAACCTGAGTTTATTTGATACTGACTGGTACATTGATGGTATGAAACGTCAGCAGAATGCCTCTGCTCCGCTTCCGATCAGTATGAAACCTTCTCAATATGTACAGGGTGTGAGAGATGTGATGTATTATCAGGATTATAAGCTTGCCGGTTCAGTAGAATTAAAGAATATTCTTGATGTATTATTGTCAGATGATGACGATGATAAAATTCCATTGCAAAACGGGACCAAAGAGAATTTCATTCCTACTAAAAACTTCAAGCTGACAATTAACCCGGAAGAAGTAATTAAAACCGGAACTGTTAAAGCAGCTGATGCATCAAAAATCACTCCTGCAATGGAATGGACTTTCAATAAGAGTTATGTAACCAAAGGTACGCTGGCTATGCTGGATATCCTGGTACACAATAACTGGAAAAGACCTATCTATTTTGCCAGTACAGTTCCATCTGACCAGTTTAATGGTTTAGATAACTATTTATATACTGAAGGTCTTGCGATGCGTTTATTACCACTTAAAACGGATTCAGCGTCAGGAAGAGGTGACCTGGTTAATACAGATATCCTTTACCATAACATGTATACCAAATTCAAATGGGGTAATGTTAAAACAGCCAGCTATCTTGATCCGCAATCTGCAGATGATATTTCTATCTTTAACAATGTATTCAATACTACAATCTCAGGATTGATTAAAGAAGGAAAAATTGCTGATGCGAAAAAAGTAGTAGCCCGTTACTTCGAGGTAATGCCTGAGCGTTTCTACGGTATGCGTTCTATGATGGGTGTTTATTTCTTTGCAGAAAACCTGTATATCCTGGGAGATACCAACAAAGCGAACGCACTGATAGAAAAATCAGCAGATTATATCCAGAAGGAATTAACCTACCTGGCTGATGTTTCCAAAAGCAAAAACAGATTTGTTGGCGGACAGAATGTTCAGTTAGGCCTGCAGTTCCTTAACCAGATGGTTAAAACTACAGCGGAGCAAAAACAGACTAAGTTATCTCAGAAACTGGCACAGCAGTTCCAGGGTCTGGAAGCAAGGTTCTCTATTTACTTTGCACAGGAACAACAACAGGGGCCTCCACAGGTACCTCAAGCTCCTGAAGAGTAA
- a CDS encoding acetyl-CoA carboxylase carboxyltransferase subunit alpha, producing the protein MEQIKTSFDFEKPIAELIQQIEKVKQVADKTKVDMSATLIELEDKLSKTQNALYANLTGWQEVQLSRHPERPQTLDYIGMICDDFIELHGDRTVKDDKAIIGGFATINGETVMVIGHQKGKNTKERQYRNFGMANPEGYRKALRLMRLAEKFNKPVISFIDTMGAYPGIEAEERGQGEAIARNLLEMSVLKVPIICLIIGEGASGGALGIGIGDKVYMLEHTWYSVISPESCSSILWRSWDFKEKAAECLKLTSKDMLKNKLIDGVINEPLGGAHQNPVLMAETLKVQILKDMKALKKEKPEKMISNRIDKFCSMGVVVE; encoded by the coding sequence ATGGAACAGATAAAAACGTCATTTGATTTTGAAAAGCCTATTGCTGAACTGATACAGCAAATTGAAAAGGTTAAACAGGTTGCTGATAAAACAAAAGTAGATATGTCTGCTACACTGATTGAGCTTGAAGATAAGCTGTCTAAAACGCAGAATGCACTTTATGCAAACCTAACAGGTTGGCAGGAAGTACAATTGTCACGTCATCCTGAACGTCCTCAGACGCTCGACTATATTGGAATGATCTGTGATGATTTTATCGAATTGCACGGTGACCGTACAGTAAAAGATGACAAGGCGATTATCGGTGGTTTTGCTACTATTAATGGTGAAACAGTTATGGTAATCGGTCATCAGAAAGGTAAAAACACTAAGGAACGTCAGTACCGTAATTTCGGAATGGCAAATCCTGAGGGATACCGCAAAGCATTAAGACTAATGCGTCTTGCAGAAAAATTCAATAAACCGGTTATTTCTTTTATTGATACTATGGGTGCTTATCCTGGTATTGAAGCTGAAGAGCGTGGTCAGGGAGAGGCTATTGCCAGAAACCTGCTGGAAATGTCTGTATTGAAAGTACCTATTATCTGTTTGATTATCGGTGAAGGTGCATCAGGTGGTGCATTGGGTATTGGTATCGGTGATAAAGTATATATGCTTGAACATACGTGGTATTCGGTAATTTCTCCGGAATCCTGTTCGTCAATTTTATGGCGCAGCTGGGACTTTAAAGAGAAAGCGGCTGAATGTCTGAAGCTGACATCGAAAGATATGTTAAAAAACAAGCTGATTGACGGCGTAATTAATGAACCTCTGGGTGGTGCACATCAGAATCCTGTGTTAATGGCAGAGACACTGAAAGTGCAGATCCTGAAAGATATGAAAGCATTGAAAAAAGAGAAACCAGAAAAGATGATCTCTAACCGAATTGATAAGTTCTGCTCGATGGGCGTAGTTGTCGAATAA
- a CDS encoding S10 family peptidase, whose protein sequence is MKIFYTLILAGLCVCHSVNAQKMQPLKSVPETKKGDSSANNEVNSRNIVTESSVVTQHQVTIKGQRIPYKAVTGTLPVWDETGKAIAGLFYTYYERSDVKERSSRPLVISFNGGPGSASVWMHIAYTGPVLLNIDDEGYPVQPYGYTENKYSILDVADIVYIDPVNTGYSRAINKDIPGSKFFGVNADIKYLAEWINTFVTRNNRWGSPKFLIGESYGTTRVSGLALELQNSQWMYLNGVVLVSPTTLGIQRGDALSAALRLPYFAATAWYHKALKADLQQKTLSSLLPEVEQFTMNELIPALAKGSQLSDEQKKVMAAKMSAYSGITEKTILQHNLDVPADFFWKELLRDKGFTIGRLDSRYRGMDKQDAGDGPDYNAELSSWLHSFTPAINMYIRNELNYKTDLKYNMFGSVYPWDNTGNRTAENLRDAMSQNPSLHLLVQSGYFDGACDYFNAKYNLWQMDPAGKLKDRMSWEGYESGHMMYLRRADLQKGNDDLRDFIKKSLPKAGIASKF, encoded by the coding sequence ATGAAGATATTTTATACTTTAATCCTGGCTGGATTGTGTGTTTGCCATTCAGTAAATGCACAAAAAATGCAGCCGCTCAAGTCTGTTCCTGAAACAAAGAAAGGTGACAGTTCAGCAAATAACGAAGTAAACTCCCGTAATATTGTAACTGAAAGCTCTGTAGTGACGCAACATCAGGTCACTATTAAAGGCCAGCGTATTCCTTATAAAGCGGTTACAGGAACACTGCCTGTCTGGGACGAGACCGGCAAGGCCATAGCTGGTCTGTTCTATACTTATTATGAAAGATCAGATGTCAAAGAACGAAGCAGCAGACCGCTTGTTATTTCTTTTAATGGTGGTCCGGGTTCGGCATCAGTATGGATGCATATCGCCTATACAGGCCCTGTTTTACTCAATATTGATGATGAAGGATATCCGGTACAACCTTATGGATACACAGAAAATAAATATTCTATACTGGACGTAGCAGATATTGTCTATATCGATCCTGTAAACACCGGGTACTCCAGAGCAATCAATAAAGACATACCCGGCAGTAAGTTTTTTGGTGTGAATGCAGATATTAAATATCTCGCTGAATGGATTAATACCTTTGTAACCCGCAATAACCGCTGGGGTTCGCCCAAGTTCCTGATTGGTGAAAGTTATGGTACCACCCGTGTTTCCGGTTTGGCACTGGAGCTGCAGAATTCACAGTGGATGTATTTAAACGGAGTAGTACTGGTTTCGCCTACTACGCTGGGTATACAAAGAGGAGACGCTCTTTCTGCTGCGCTGCGTTTACCTTATTTTGCTGCCACAGCCTGGTATCACAAAGCACTGAAAGCAGATTTACAACAGAAAACCTTAAGTTCGTTGTTACCCGAAGTAGAGCAGTTTACCATGAATGAACTGATTCCTGCGTTAGCAAAAGGGAGTCAGCTGAGTGATGAACAGAAAAAAGTGATGGCGGCTAAGATGTCTGCCTACTCGGGAATTACGGAGAAGACCATACTGCAGCACAATCTGGATGTTCCAGCCGACTTCTTCTGGAAAGAATTACTCCGGGATAAAGGATTTACTATTGGCAGACTGGATTCCAGATACCGCGGGATGGATAAACAGGATGCGGGAGACGGACCTGATTACAATGCAGAGCTCAGTTCATGGCTGCATTCTTTTACACCGGCAATTAATATGTATATCCGCAATGAGCTTAATTATAAGACTGATCTGAAATATAACATGTTTGGTTCTGTTTATCCATGGGATAATACAGGAAACCGTACAGCAGAAAACCTGCGGGATGCGATGTCTCAGAATCCTTCTCTTCACCTGCTGGTACAATCCGGTTATTTTGACGGCGCTTGTGATTATTTTAATGCAAAATATAACCTGTGGCAAATGGATCCGGCAGGTAAATTAAAAGACCGAATGAGCTGGGAAGGATACGAAAGTGGACATATGATGTATTTGAGACGTGCTGATCTGCAGAAAGGCAACGACGATCTCCGCGACTTTATTAAAAAATCTTTACCTAAAGCAGGAATAGCTTCAAAATTTTAG
- a CDS encoding MFS transporter, producing the protein MEQNKAVAAKPRLSNAQIFNMSAGFFGIQFGFALQNGNASRILQTFGADVEHLSLFWLAAPLTGMIVQPIIGYYSDKTWNRFGRRRPYFLIGAILTAIALILMPNSGAMASFLPPIIIGAGMLMIMDASINVAMEPFRALVGDKLPESQRSFGFSMQTFLIGAGAISGSWLPYIFSEYLGASKVAAAGQVPHNVIYSFYAGAAILLFTILWTVLTTKEYPPEEMALYHAAEPETEEQKGLLSILTDFSKMPLTMKQLGLVQFFSWFALFSMWVFTTPAIAQHIYKVLPGDTSSVKFADAGNWVGILFGVYNGVSAIYALVLPAIARATSRKVAHAFSLLAGGAGLLSIYFISNPDHLIYSMIGIGLAWGSILSMPYAILSSAIPARKMGVYMGIFNFFITMPQIVNGIFGGLIVKKFYHGEAIYAIVLAGIFMILGAISVLYIQGSKDAR; encoded by the coding sequence ATGGAACAAAATAAAGCCGTTGCCGCTAAACCAAGATTGTCCAATGCTCAGATTTTTAATATGAGTGCAGGTTTTTTTGGGATACAATTTGGTTTTGCCCTGCAAAATGGAAATGCCTCAAGAATTCTGCAGACTTTTGGTGCAGATGTTGAACATCTTTCCCTTTTCTGGCTGGCAGCTCCTCTGACTGGTATGATCGTCCAACCGATTATTGGCTATTACAGCGATAAGACCTGGAACCGTTTTGGCAGAAGGAGACCCTATTTTCTGATTGGTGCAATTTTAACAGCTATTGCTTTAATCCTGATGCCTAATTCGGGTGCTATGGCCAGTTTTCTGCCTCCTATTATTATCGGGGCAGGAATGCTGATGATTATGGATGCTTCAATTAATGTAGCAATGGAACCTTTCAGGGCTTTGGTAGGAGATAAATTGCCTGAAAGTCAGCGGAGTTTTGGGTTTTCCATGCAGACTTTTCTGATAGGAGCGGGTGCGATATCCGGTTCCTGGCTGCCCTATATATTTTCTGAATATCTGGGTGCGTCTAAGGTTGCAGCAGCAGGACAGGTTCCCCATAATGTGATTTACTCTTTTTATGCAGGGGCTGCGATTTTACTGTTTACTATATTATGGACGGTATTAACGACTAAAGAATATCCGCCGGAAGAAATGGCTTTATACCATGCTGCGGAACCGGAAACAGAAGAACAAAAAGGATTATTATCTATCCTGACCGATTTCTCCAAAATGCCTTTAACGATGAAACAGCTGGGGCTGGTTCAGTTTTTCTCCTGGTTTGCCCTGTTTTCTATGTGGGTATTTACCACACCGGCTATTGCCCAGCATATCTATAAGGTACTTCCGGGTGATACTTCTTCTGTGAAATTTGCTGATGCGGGTAACTGGGTAGGTATCCTGTTTGGTGTATATAATGGTGTTTCGGCTATTTATGCTTTGGTTTTACCTGCTATTGCCAGAGCTACAAGCCGTAAGGTAGCGCATGCTTTTTCTTTACTGGCAGGTGGTGCAGGTTTGTTATCTATCTACTTTATCAGTAATCCTGATCACCTGATCTATTCAATGATCGGTATTGGTCTGGCCTGGGGAAGTATCCTTTCTATGCCTTATGCGATTTTATCCAGCGCAATACCGGCACGTAAAATGGGGGTTTATATGGGGATATTTAACTTCTTTATCACTATGCCGCAAATTGTAAATGGCATTTTCGGCGGGTTGATTGTCAAGAAATTTTATCATGGTGAGGCTATTTATGCAATTGTGCTTGCGGGTATATTCATGATCCTTGGTGCAATCTCTGTTTTATATATACAGGGTAGTAAGGACGCCAGGTAG
- a CDS encoding alpha-amylase family protein, with protein MKTRYWILTVVVLLFSGSINRIMAQNNKKIMIYQLLPRLFGNKEQNNIPYGTIEQNGSGKFNDITADALDGIKELGTTHVWFTGVISHATLTDYSRAGLPANNASVVKGRAGSPYAVRDYYDVDPDLAVDVNKRMAEFEALIKRTHDKGLKVIIDFVPNHVARQYQSKMKPAGVKDFGEGDNVQVAFSPANDYYYVPGKDFVVPAPKSDQPTPLSVLQQASYLESPAKATGNNVFSERPSVDDWYETIKLNYGVDQQNGAKPHFTPTPAVWTKMRDILVYWTGKGVDGFRCDMAEMVPLEFWNWVIPEVKKVKPGLIFIGEAYDPATYKSFLTTGKFDYLYDKVGLYDGLKKLIRSEDHADVNDIRKVWQQESAGFGDQMLRFLENHDEERIASAGFAGQAELALPAMVVSATLSGGPVMTYFGQEVGEPGRGAEGFGGEDNRTTIFDYWGIPEHQKWMNGGAFDGGKILGAQKELRKYYVRLLQFTAGSEAIANGQLWEIPVGGNMNKRMYGYVRYTANQRLLILVNFDRHYRMESQVQIPAEILQHRPVTTATDQLSDLKLTDLKDNTIPIRVLPMQAQIIAF; from the coding sequence ATGAAAACCCGTTACTGGATTTTAACTGTAGTTGTTTTACTGTTTTCAGGATCTATAAATAGAATTATGGCGCAGAATAATAAAAAAATCATGATCTACCAGCTGTTGCCAAGGTTATTTGGTAATAAGGAGCAAAACAATATTCCTTACGGCACTATTGAGCAGAATGGCAGCGGGAAATTTAACGACATTACTGCTGACGCCCTTGATGGGATTAAAGAGCTGGGAACAACACATGTTTGGTTTACCGGTGTAATCTCTCATGCTACTTTAACAGATTATAGCCGTGCAGGTTTGCCGGCAAATAATGCCAGTGTTGTCAAAGGCAGAGCAGGGTCCCCTTATGCAGTCAGAGATTACTATGATGTAGATCCTGATCTGGCCGTTGATGTGAATAAAAGAATGGCCGAATTTGAAGCATTGATCAAAAGGACGCATGATAAAGGATTGAAAGTGATTATTGACTTTGTCCCTAATCATGTCGCCCGTCAGTATCAGTCAAAAATGAAGCCTGCCGGTGTTAAGGATTTTGGAGAGGGTGATAATGTACAGGTAGCTTTTAGTCCGGCTAATGACTATTATTATGTGCCGGGAAAAGACTTTGTTGTTCCGGCACCTAAATCTGATCAGCCAACGCCGCTTTCTGTTTTGCAGCAGGCGAGTTACCTGGAGTCACCGGCTAAGGCTACAGGAAATAATGTTTTCTCTGAAAGACCATCTGTGGATGACTGGTATGAAACCATCAAACTCAATTATGGAGTAGATCAGCAAAATGGTGCAAAACCACACTTTACACCAACACCTGCAGTCTGGACTAAAATGAGAGATATTTTGGTTTACTGGACAGGAAAAGGAGTAGATGGTTTCCGTTGTGATATGGCCGAGATGGTTCCTCTTGAATTCTGGAATTGGGTAATCCCTGAAGTGAAAAAGGTAAAACCAGGACTGATATTTATTGGGGAAGCCTATGATCCTGCAACTTATAAATCATTTCTGACTACTGGTAAATTTGATTATTTATATGATAAGGTAGGTTTATATGATGGACTGAAGAAATTGATCAGAAGTGAAGATCATGCGGATGTCAATGATATCCGGAAAGTCTGGCAGCAGGAAAGTGCCGGTTTCGGGGATCAGATGCTGCGTTTTCTGGAGAATCATGACGAAGAGCGGATAGCTTCTGCTGGTTTTGCCGGACAGGCGGAACTGGCATTGCCTGCCATGGTTGTTTCTGCTACCTTATCGGGTGGCCCTGTAATGACCTATTTTGGCCAGGAGGTTGGTGAACCAGGCAGGGGTGCAGAGGGTTTTGGCGGAGAAGATAATCGTACGACCATTTTTGATTACTGGGGTATACCGGAACATCAGAAGTGGATGAACGGCGGTGCTTTTGACGGTGGAAAAATTTTGGGCGCACAAAAGGAACTCAGGAAATATTATGTCAGACTGCTTCAGTTTACTGCGGGATCAGAAGCCATAGCCAATGGTCAGTTATGGGAAATCCCTGTTGGTGGTAATATGAACAAAAGGATGTATGGTTATGTGCGTTATACGGCTAATCAGCGTCTGCTGATCCTGGTCAACTTTGACCGCCATTACAGAATGGAAAGCCAGGTACAGATCCCGGCAGAGATTTTACAGCATCGTCCGGTTACTACTGCCACAGACCAGCTGTCTGATCTGAAATTAACTGATCTCAAAGATAATACGATACCCATCCGGGTATTGCCTATGCAGGCGCAGATCATTGCATTTTAA
- a CDS encoding glycoside hydrolase family 65 protein, producing the protein MKNYIQAQEWDIVENGFDSHLNKISESIFSLGNGRMGQRANFEETYTGDTLQGNYVAGVYYPDKTRVGWWKNGYPEYFAKVLNAADWMGLELKLDGELLDLNQCKVTAFQRVLNMQEGYLERTFTAELVSGKQVQVKAKRFFSIANDEIAALHYQLTPLNFSGKLDLISFIDGDVKNQDSNYEEKFWDEVSSAQEASGSYLTLRTKKTAFEVITGVKTVVIKNDKTVQLSIDTKSRDKYLSESVSLDLTLNEGISIYKIATNLSSQNYAPADLPDRAKEVIKAAVEKGFEELLKEQAAAWATKWQEGDIIIEGDVAAQQAIRFNIFQLNQTYTGKDARLNIGPKGFTGEKYGGSTYWDTEAYCIPFYLSTAPQEVSRNLLVYRYKHLERAIENAGKLGFNKGAALYPMVTMNGEECHNEWEITFEEIHRNGAIAFAIFNYIRYTGDSSYLKEFGLEVLIGIARFWKQRVNWSADKKQYVMLGVTGPNEYENNINNNWYTNTLAAWCLKYTMEAAGIVKENDPEQYQRIVAKTALEEGAEFADWKEISEHIYLPYDEELGVFLQQDGYLDKEQILVKDLPASARPLNQKWSWDRILRSCFIKQADVLQGMYFFEDDYDLESLRRNFDFYESRTVHESSLSPCVHSILAAKLNDGDRAYEFYLRTARLDLDDYNNDTEDGLHITSMAGTWMSIVEGFGGMRVKNDTLSFNPFLPEQWKSFAFTIGFRGIQLNIKIKKDEIIINTTSKELLHINIFNKLHPVQAGETVINYKGLLV; encoded by the coding sequence ATGAAGAATTACATACAAGCGCAAGAGTGGGATATCGTAGAGAATGGTTTTGATTCTCATTTGAATAAAATATCAGAAAGTATATTCAGTCTGGGTAATGGCCGGATGGGACAGCGTGCAAATTTTGAAGAAACCTATACCGGTGATACTTTGCAGGGAAATTATGTAGCAGGAGTTTATTATCCTGATAAGACCCGTGTGGGCTGGTGGAAAAATGGTTATCCTGAATATTTTGCTAAAGTATTGAATGCTGCAGACTGGATGGGACTGGAGCTTAAACTGGATGGAGAGCTTTTAGATCTTAATCAATGTAAGGTAACAGCATTTCAGCGGGTGTTAAACATGCAGGAAGGTTACCTGGAACGTACATTTACTGCAGAACTGGTATCTGGCAAGCAGGTACAGGTGAAGGCTAAGCGTTTCTTCAGTATTGCCAATGATGAGATTGCTGCTTTACATTATCAGTTAACTCCGCTTAACTTTTCAGGAAAACTGGATCTGATCTCTTTTATTGACGGGGATGTGAAAAATCAGGATTCAAACTATGAAGAGAAATTCTGGGACGAGGTTAGCAGTGCACAGGAAGCAAGTGGTTCTTATTTAACATTGAGAACTAAAAAAACAGCATTTGAGGTTATAACAGGGGTTAAAACTGTAGTGATTAAAAATGATAAAACGGTTCAGCTATCAATAGATACTAAATCGCGTGACAAGTATCTTTCGGAAAGTGTTTCTCTGGATCTGACTTTGAATGAAGGAATCAGCATTTATAAAATAGCGACTAACCTGTCTTCACAAAATTATGCTCCTGCTGATTTACCGGATAGAGCCAAAGAAGTAATTAAGGCTGCGGTTGAAAAAGGTTTTGAGGAGTTATTAAAGGAACAGGCTGCTGCATGGGCGACCAAATGGCAGGAAGGTGATATTATCATAGAAGGTGATGTTGCAGCACAGCAGGCTATCCGTTTTAATATTTTCCAGTTAAACCAGACTTATACCGGAAAAGATGCCCGTTTAAATATTGGCCCGAAAGGCTTCACAGGAGAAAAATACGGAGGTTCTACTTACTGGGATACCGAAGCTTATTGTATTCCTTTTTACTTATCGACAGCACCTCAGGAGGTTTCCAGGAACCTGCTGGTCTATCGTTATAAACATCTGGAAAGAGCTATAGAAAATGCGGGTAAACTAGGGTTTAACAAAGGTGCAGCGCTATATCCGATGGTAACGATGAATGGTGAGGAATGCCATAATGAATGGGAAATTACTTTCGAGGAAATTCATAGAAACGGAGCAATTGCTTTTGCAATTTTCAATTATATCAGGTACACAGGTGACTCTTCTTATCTGAAAGAATTCGGACTGGAGGTCTTGATTGGTATTGCCCGTTTCTGGAAGCAAAGAGTAAACTGGAGTGCTGATAAAAAACAATACGTTATGCTGGGAGTGACCGGGCCTAACGAATATGAGAACAATATCAATAATAACTGGTATACCAATACACTGGCTGCATGGTGTTTAAAATATACGATGGAGGCTGCCGGAATCGTGAAAGAGAATGATCCGGAACAGTATCAGCGTATTGTAGCTAAAACGGCATTGGAAGAAGGGGCAGAATTTGCTGACTGGAAAGAAATCTCTGAGCACATTTATCTTCCATATGATGAAGAACTAGGCGTATTCCTGCAACAGGACGGATATTTAGATAAGGAGCAGATTCTGGTAAAAGACCTGCCTGCTTCAGCACGTCCGTTAAACCAGAAATGGAGCTGGGATAGAATCCTGCGTTCGTGTTTCATTAAACAGGCGGATGTTTTACAGGGAATGTACTTTTTTGAAGATGACTACGATCTGGAATCTTTAAGAAGGAATTTTGATTTTTATGAATCCCGTACTGTACATGAAAGTTCTTTATCGCCCTGCGTACATAGTATTCTGGCAGCTAAATTAAATGATGGGGACAGGGCGTATGAATTTTATCTGCGTACGGCACGTCTGGATCTGGATGATTATAATAACGATACAGAAGATGGTTTGCATATCACTTCAATGGCCGGAACATGGATGAGTATTGTAGAAGGATTTGGTGGAATGCGTGTTAAGAATGACACCCTTTCATTTAACCCTTTTCTTCCGGAACAATGGAAATCGTTTGCCTTTACTATCGGATTCCGCGGAATTCAGCTGAACATCAAGATTAAAAAGGACGAAATCATTATTAATACGACGAGCAAAGAGTTGCTGCACATTAATATATTTAATAAGTTACACCCCGTTCAGGCAGGTGAAACGGTAATTAATTATAAAGGACTACTGGTATGA